GTGCCCAGCGTGGCGCTGCTTAGCGCGGTGTGCTGGATGCTGCTTGTTTGGCGGCTGCGTATGGCAGCGGCAGCGTCGCTCGTTAGTGCATTCATCGCGCCGCTGGCCTGCGTCTGGCTAGCACCCGATTATGTTGTGGTCGTGAGTGGGTTCAGCCTGTTAGTACTTATCCGCCATGGGCTGAATGTTCGCCGCCTGCGCCGAGGAGAAGAGCCGCATTTACGCGGCTAAGCAGGTGGTAGAAAGCCGGCATTAGGTAGGTGTTAAGGTGTCTAACGGCCAGCGCGGCGTAGCCTTCATAACGCCACTTTCATCGTGCTCACCCGCCGCCAATCGCTGTGCACCTACATAAGCGATCATCGCGCCGTTGTCGGTGCAAAAGCGCCCGCGAGGATAATAAGATCGTGCGTCACGTTTCTCTGTTTCAATCGCTAGGCGTTCGCGCAGGCGTTGATTGGCACTAACGCCGCCTGCTACCACTAGGCGTTTCAATCCGGTTTGATCCAATGCGCGGCGACATTTGATAACCAGCGTATCTACTACCGCTTCTTCAAATGCTCTCGCCACATCAGCCTTGGCCTGGGTGTCTAGCTCGCCAGCAGCGTCTAATTGACGAATAGCGGTCAGCGTATGGGTTTTTAAGCCGGAAAAGCTGAAGTCCAAGCCGGGGCGGTCGGTCATTGGTCGTGGAAAGCGAAATCGCTTTGGGTCGCCTTGCTCGGCAAGCTTAGCAACGTGAGGGCCGCCAGGATAGGCAAGCCCAAGCATTTTGGCCGCTTTGTCAAAGGCCTCGCCAGCGGCATCATCGACTGATTCACCAAGTAACTGGTAGTGCCCGAGAGCTTGTACTTCGACAAGCTGAGTGTGCCCACCAGAGACTAGTAAGGCTACGAAGGGAAAGTCAGGGGCGTCGTCTTCCAGCATAGGGGCCAATAGGTGGCCTTCCATGTGGTGTACGCCAAGTACCGGGATATCCAGAGCGCGCGCCATGCCGTGCGCTGTACTGGCCCCAACCATCAGTGCGCCTACTAGCCCCGGGCCTGCAGTGTAGGCAATGCCGTCTAAATCGCGCCGTGTCATTTTGGCGTCGTGCAACACCTGCTCAATCAGCGGCAATAGCTTGCGTGTATGGTCTCGAGAAGCCAGCTCGGGTACCACACCGCCATATTCGGCGTGCATGGCAATTTGACTATACAGCGCATCGGCAAGCAGACCGCTGCCGCCTGTGTGCGAAGTATCGTAAATCGCGACGCCCGTTTCATCGCAAGACGTTTCAATGCCCAGTACGCGCATGGCAGAAGAACTCGTTGTAAGTTAAAAAGTTGCAGGTTAAAAAGCAGTGCTGTTAATCAGCACCCTAGTTTAGCATTCTCATGCTTAAGGCGCGTAAGCATTTGCAAAGATCGCCAACCAAGACTAGACTACTGTGCGCTGTAAAACTGGGTCGTACACTGCGTCTTTAAGCGTGTACGTACTATCCGAACTCAAGACTCCTTAAGGTAGGTGAGTGCTTAATGCCTTCTGTAAAAGTACGTGATAACGAGCCGTTTGACGTCGCCCTGCGTCGCTTCAAGCGTTCTTGCGAAAAAGCCGGTGTTCTTTCTGAAGTACGCCGCCGCGAGCACTATGAGAAGCCGACTGCTGAGCGTAAACGCAAAGCGGCAGCTGCCGTAAAACGCCACGCCAAGAAGATTCAGCGTGAGCAAAAGCGTTTCGAACGGCTCTATTGATCCGTACCCGAGGGGGCCGGAGCAGTTAGCTGGTCGTCTCAAGAGGGATGTCAAGCGGCCGCCACTAGGTGGCCGTTTGTTTTTGTTTTGATTCATCGCTGTTTATGGTGATCTGGCAGTATGCCCGATGACCCTAGGCAAGTGAGCTAGCGCTTTGCGCGAGGATGCCCGTAGTTCATGGCAGGCCAGATTCCACAACGTTTTATTGATGACCTGTTAGGCCGCGTTGATGTGGTCGAGGTGGTTGGTGAGCGTGTGCAGCTTAAAAAGGCCGGGCGTAACTATTCTGGGCTATGTCCTTTCCATCAAGAGAAAACCCCATCGTTCAC
This genomic window from Halomonas sp. TD01 contains:
- the tsaD gene encoding tRNA (adenosine(37)-N6)-threonylcarbamoyltransferase complex transferase subunit TsaD, whose translation is MRVLGIETSCDETGVAIYDTSHTGGSGLLADALYSQIAMHAEYGGVVPELASRDHTRKLLPLIEQVLHDAKMTRRDLDGIAYTAGPGLVGALMVGASTAHGMARALDIPVLGVHHMEGHLLAPMLEDDAPDFPFVALLVSGGHTQLVEVQALGHYQLLGESVDDAAGEAFDKAAKMLGLAYPGGPHVAKLAEQGDPKRFRFPRPMTDRPGLDFSFSGLKTHTLTAIRQLDAAGELDTQAKADVARAFEEAVVDTLVIKCRRALDQTGLKRLVVAGGVSANQRLRERLAIETEKRDARSYYPRGRFCTDNGAMIAYVGAQRLAAGEHDESGVMKATPRWPLDTLTPT
- the rpsU gene encoding 30S ribosomal protein S21; translation: MPSVKVRDNEPFDVALRRFKRSCEKAGVLSEVRRREHYEKPTAERKRKAAAAVKRHAKKIQREQKRFERLY